One genomic region from Flagellimonas oceani encodes:
- a CDS encoding alpha/beta hydrolase fold domain-containing protein, with amino-acid sequence MTAVTALKAKAENGPEIKAQILLWPVTDASFSQESYQKFATGRFLTVPVMKWMWDQYTTDPEERKSIYASPLQASVDELKGLPPAVILVAENDILRDEGEAYGRKLDAAGVEVTTVRYNGTIHDFGLLNALANQPSTKAMLDHAAAELKKYLK; translated from the coding sequence ATGACCGCTGTGACGGCCCTTAAGGCAAAGGCCGAGAACGGACCTGAAATCAAGGCACAGATTTTATTGTGGCCCGTTACCGATGCATCCTTTAGCCAAGAGTCCTATCAAAAATTCGCCACAGGTAGGTTTTTGACCGTACCGGTAATGAAATGGATGTGGGACCAATACACCACAGACCCTGAAGAAAGAAAATCTATTTACGCCTCACCTTTACAGGCAAGTGTAGATGAATTAAAAGGACTCCCGCCCGCAGTGATCTTGGTGGCCGAGAACGATATTCTTAGGGATGAAGGAGAGGCCTATGGCCGTAAATTGGATGCGGCCGGAGTGGAAGTGACCACGGTCCGTTACAATGGCACCATACATGATTTTGGATTGTTGAACGCACTGGCCAATCAACCTTCCACAAAGGCGATGTTGGACCACGCCGCAGCCGAACTGAAAAAATAC
- a CDS encoding GNAT family N-acetyltransferase: MGFLLESCTLKPYNQEIIDSCQPFDCDHPDLNDFFRNDVENYSAELLGKTYCFTLDEDPSIIVCAFTISNDSIKTTHLPNSRKKKVIREIPREKHMRSYPAVLIGRLGVHKDYRNVEGEEDNTGKQLMDFIKSWFIDGANKTGCRFIVVDSYNEPRALRYYAKNGFESLFSTEEQEREFTGLPDEVKLSTRLLFFDLIVLAKE, encoded by the coding sequence TTGGGTTTTCTACTTGAAAGTTGCACGTTAAAACCCTACAATCAAGAAATCATTGATAGTTGTCAACCTTTTGATTGTGATCATCCTGATTTAAATGATTTTTTTAGAAATGATGTGGAAAATTATTCTGCTGAACTTTTAGGAAAAACTTATTGTTTTACTCTTGATGAAGATCCATCAATAATTGTTTGTGCTTTTACAATATCAAATGATAGTATTAAAACCACGCATCTTCCAAATTCTAGGAAAAAGAAAGTAATTAGGGAAATACCACGTGAAAAACATATGAGAAGCTATCCTGCGGTTCTAATTGGTCGTTTGGGAGTTCACAAAGATTATAGAAATGTTGAAGGTGAAGAGGATAATACTGGAAAACAATTAATGGATTTCATTAAGTCTTGGTTTATAGATGGAGCAAATAAAACAGGATGTCGTTTTATTGTTGTGGATTCATATAATGAACCCAGGGCATTAAGATATTATGCTAAAAATGGTTTTGAAAGTCTATTTTCTACTGAAGAACAGGAGAGGGAATTTACAGGTTTACCGGATGAAGTAAAGCTGTCAACGAGACTATTATTCTTTGACTTGATAGTTTTGGCAAAAGAATAG
- a CDS encoding helix-turn-helix domain-containing protein, which produces MNKADIPVFENTNDLHEAIGFAHRSHMPNFDVFPVEDMEASSRRCMPPYRQGFYQIGLLNYTGKSQLNLNTDTLELNEFPLWFVVPGQVFSWFRDEKMSGYYVMFRKEFLINTFPDLQKDFPFLKMSENNVLMLTKEEHESLYFDMERMHSVFKNPHPYQEKMLEGMLGSLLYFCKAIHERHKTTENHLSRSQIIANQFEALVDKMYVDTKNVSDYAEELNITPNYLTTTIKKLTGKSAKDIIQERLLMESKSLLKYSGLDIAEIAYRLNFQEPTHFTRFFKNLSGVTPNQFRRM; this is translated from the coding sequence ATGAACAAGGCCGATATACCTGTTTTTGAAAATACGAACGATCTACATGAGGCCATTGGTTTTGCCCATAGGAGTCACATGCCCAACTTTGATGTGTTTCCGGTAGAGGATATGGAAGCCTCGTCCAGAAGGTGCATGCCGCCCTATCGACAAGGATTTTATCAGATAGGATTGTTGAACTATACGGGTAAAAGCCAGCTCAACCTCAATACGGATACCTTGGAACTGAATGAGTTTCCGTTGTGGTTTGTGGTTCCGGGACAGGTGTTCTCTTGGTTCAGGGACGAGAAGATGTCAGGATATTATGTGATGTTCAGGAAGGAGTTTTTGATCAATACATTTCCGGATCTGCAGAAGGATTTTCCTTTTTTGAAAATGTCCGAAAACAATGTGCTGATGCTGACCAAAGAAGAACATGAGTCGTTGTATTTTGATATGGAGCGGATGCATTCGGTATTTAAGAACCCGCATCCGTATCAAGAAAAAATGTTGGAGGGTATGCTCGGTTCCCTGTTGTATTTCTGTAAGGCAATCCATGAGCGCCACAAAACAACAGAAAATCACTTGAGCCGATCGCAGATCATTGCGAATCAATTTGAAGCGTTGGTGGATAAAATGTATGTGGACACCAAAAACGTGAGCGATTATGCGGAAGAATTGAACATAACACCCAATTACCTGACCACGACCATCAAGAAATTGACGGGCAAAAGTGCCAAGGACATCATTCAGGAACGGCTTTTGATGGAAAGTAAGAGCCTGTTGAAATATTCGGGGCTCGATATTGCTGAGATCGCCTATCGCCTCAACTTTCAAGAACCAACACATTTTACCAGGTTCTTTAAAAATTTGAGCGGTGTAACGCCAAATCAGTTCAGAAGGATGTAA
- a CDS encoding efflux RND transporter periplasmic adaptor subunit gives MIRLNLNTKKNLTIGIMVLAISVFIYAFTTAENETEKQEAEVAALPVEVAQPIYEKITEWDEYTGRFEASSRVEVRARVSGFLEKVNFQDGEHVKKGQVLFVIDQRPYRIALDEAKANYAQALASLKTAQDNFERVESLRETGALSIEEYDRRKQALVHAEASIQLAQAKVDNAKLNLEFTEVKAPISGLVSRDRVNGGNLVDGGSANSTLLTTIVATSPIHFYFTGSESDYLRYVRLARSGERGEARSEALPVFIKLLDEDEFVHEATLDFVDNEIDNNSGTIESRAVLENKDHLLEPGMYGKARLVGSAEHKALMVPDEIIGTNQSIRFIYALSDDNQVVSKAVTLGPLHSNGLRIVREGISPDDRVIVNNIQKIRPGMVVNPSQVAIQGEVNNLTTVAQVD, from the coding sequence ATGATAAGACTAAATTTAAACACAAAGAAAAACCTGACCATAGGCATAATGGTCCTGGCGATATCGGTATTCATTTATGCTTTCACGACCGCAGAAAATGAAACTGAAAAACAAGAAGCAGAGGTGGCCGCACTTCCAGTTGAGGTGGCCCAACCCATTTATGAAAAGATTACCGAGTGGGACGAATACACCGGTAGGTTCGAGGCCAGCAGTAGGGTAGAGGTCCGTGCCCGTGTGAGCGGCTTTTTGGAGAAAGTCAACTTCCAGGACGGTGAACATGTGAAAAAAGGACAAGTACTGTTCGTTATCGACCAAAGACCTTACAGAATTGCATTGGATGAGGCAAAGGCCAATTATGCCCAAGCGCTGGCATCGCTAAAAACAGCGCAGGACAATTTTGAAAGGGTAGAATCCTTAAGGGAGACAGGAGCGTTGTCCATTGAGGAATACGATAGAAGAAAACAGGCGCTGGTCCATGCAGAGGCCAGTATCCAATTGGCACAGGCCAAGGTAGACAATGCCAAACTCAATTTGGAATTCACGGAAGTAAAAGCTCCCATCTCTGGACTTGTAAGTAGGGATAGGGTCAATGGAGGAAACCTAGTGGATGGCGGAAGTGCGAATTCCACCTTGTTGACCACCATTGTTGCCACTAGCCCCATTCATTTCTATTTTACCGGAAGTGAATCCGATTACCTGAGATATGTACGCTTGGCCAGAAGCGGGGAACGCGGTGAGGCCCGTTCCGAAGCATTGCCTGTTTTTATAAAACTATTGGATGAGGATGAATTCGTGCACGAGGCCACCTTGGATTTTGTGGACAACGAAATCGACAACAATTCCGGGACCATTGAAAGCAGGGCGGTCCTTGAAAACAAAGATCATCTGTTGGAACCCGGAATGTATGGCAAGGCCCGATTAGTGGGAAGTGCGGAACATAAGGCCTTGATGGTTCCCGATGAGATCATAGGCACCAATCAGTCCATCCGGTTTATCTATGCCTTGTCAGATGATAATCAAGTGGTCAGCAAGGCCGTTACCTTGGGCCCCTTGCATTCCAATGGGTTGAGAATCGTTCGTGAAGGTATTTCACCTGACGACAGGGTCATTGTCAACAATATTCAAAAAATAAGGCCGGGCATGGTTGTGAATCCTTCACAAGTAGCCATACAGGGCGAGGTAAATAACCTGACAACCGTGGCCCAAGTAGATTGA
- a CDS encoding efflux transporter outer membrane subunit — translation MKNSIILSIIALLLVSCGVTKRDYSVGNKADVDSSFLKTEIKEEAYTEAAITKEWWSEFNDPILDTLIEKARKHNLDINSAVANYKASRAFLKENKLDRLPTVTANGNYTRTRLGENVFVQGSNPTFNTYNASFDAFWEADLFGRVTNRIKGAYANSHLALADMHGMYVSIFAEVANNYMELRGTQYLLDIAQRNLEGQQETYELTVKLTEAGTSNSLDVSRALAQLESTRASIPPLEARIEALKNSLSVLIGEVPGNLDNTIVDKKPLPSLPGTVELGDIREMLRRRPDVRRAEAALQVRIAEYNISVADLYPKIEFGGSVGFSAVDFANFGEKPSFTWTLMPSISWAAFNLGRVKQQIKRSDARTIAALNQYEKAVLQGLEDIKTSLANYSKELERREILRISSEASAQAATFAKQRFNSGLDSFIDYLNADNALLQAENALALSEISSATSLIAIYKALGGGWEIISEEELDTKFENLHLANADAN, via the coding sequence ATGAAAAATTCAATTATACTATCAATAATCGCACTTCTGCTGGTATCCTGTGGGGTCACAAAAAGAGACTACAGCGTGGGGAACAAAGCGGATGTGGATTCAAGTTTCCTCAAAACGGAAATCAAAGAGGAGGCTTATACCGAAGCAGCGATAACAAAAGAATGGTGGTCAGAATTCAATGACCCGATTCTTGACACCCTCATTGAGAAGGCCAGAAAACATAATCTGGATATTAATTCGGCCGTGGCCAATTACAAGGCTTCACGTGCTTTTCTGAAAGAAAACAAATTGGACCGATTGCCCACAGTAACAGCCAATGGCAATTATACACGTACCCGTTTGGGTGAGAACGTTTTTGTTCAGGGCAGTAACCCAACGTTCAACACCTATAACGCAAGTTTTGATGCTTTCTGGGAGGCTGACCTTTTCGGGAGGGTAACCAATAGAATCAAAGGGGCGTATGCCAATAGTCATCTTGCTTTGGCGGATATGCACGGAATGTATGTAAGTATTTTTGCCGAAGTGGCCAATAATTACATGGAGCTGCGCGGTACCCAGTATTTGCTCGATATTGCCCAACGTAATTTAGAGGGACAACAGGAAACCTATGAGCTCACCGTCAAGTTAACTGAAGCAGGTACCAGTAACAGCCTTGATGTATCCAGAGCATTGGCCCAGTTGGAAAGTACCCGTGCCAGTATTCCGCCATTGGAAGCGAGAATAGAAGCATTAAAGAACAGTTTGAGCGTACTTATCGGAGAGGTACCGGGAAATCTGGACAATACCATTGTCGATAAAAAGCCTTTGCCAAGTTTACCGGGAACAGTCGAGTTGGGAGATATTAGGGAAATGCTCAGAAGAAGGCCCGATGTTCGTAGGGCGGAGGCCGCTCTTCAGGTACGGATTGCGGAATATAACATTTCAGTGGCCGACCTGTACCCCAAGATTGAGTTTGGTGGATCCGTTGGGTTCTCAGCGGTTGATTTTGCCAATTTTGGTGAAAAACCATCCTTTACCTGGACCCTAATGCCGAGTATCAGTTGGGCCGCATTTAATCTGGGCCGTGTAAAACAGCAGATCAAAAGGAGCGATGCCCGGACCATTGCAGCCCTTAATCAATATGAGAAAGCGGTATTGCAAGGATTGGAGGACATCAAGACCTCCTTGGCAAACTATAGCAAAGAGCTGGAACGAAGGGAAATCCTGCGTATATCGTCCGAAGCAAGTGCGCAAGCTGCCACTTTTGCCAAGCAGCGATTTAATTCCGGATTGGACAGTTTTATCGATTACCTAAATGCCGATAACGCTTTGTTGCAGGCAGAGAATGCATTAGCTTTAAGCGAGATTTCGTCGGCAACCTCCCTAATAGCCATTTACAAGGCTTTGGGCGGTGGATGGGAAATCATTTCAGAGGAAGAGTTGGATACAAAATTTGAAAACCTGCATCTGGCCAATGCCGATGCCAATTAA
- a CDS encoding SDR family NAD(P)-dependent oxidoreductase, translating to MKNDKYVAVVTEAGNGLGHKLAKILLENGYQVVLAACGESFELLSKDGEELHGYELLQVDFSSEASLGILKNTLDESYGKLDLLINNAEIVNGFGHKIDQINIEDIKEVYEINFFSIIRTIQTLKPLLNRSDDPRIINITSSLGDINKMKDEDFCYSNYSLTAYSTSKAALNMFTHLQCKEFKPSKIKMYSFDPVNMKNCTYNSVIICDGIKDEFIGLIERNPMNG from the coding sequence ATGAAGAATGATAAATATGTTGCCGTTGTAACGGAGGCCGGTAACGGATTGGGCCATAAATTGGCCAAGATCTTATTGGAAAATGGGTATCAGGTCGTACTTGCGGCCTGCGGAGAAAGTTTTGAGTTGCTTTCCAAGGACGGCGAGGAATTGCATGGATACGAGCTTTTGCAAGTTGATTTCAGCTCGGAGGCCAGTTTGGGGATATTGAAAAATACCCTGGATGAATCCTATGGCAAATTGGACCTTTTGATCAATAACGCCGAAATCGTCAACGGTTTTGGCCACAAGATCGATCAGATCAATATAGAGGATATCAAGGAGGTCTACGAGATCAATTTTTTCTCAATCATTCGGACCATACAAACACTTAAGCCTTTATTGAACCGGAGTGACGACCCGAGAATCATCAATATCACCAGTTCCTTGGGCGACATCAATAAAATGAAGGACGAAGACTTTTGTTATTCAAATTATAGCCTTACCGCTTATTCCACTTCAAAAGCGGCCCTTAACATGTTTACGCATTTGCAGTGCAAGGAGTTTAAGCCGTCAAAAATCAAAATGTACAGTTTTGACCCGGTGAACATGAAAAATTGTACGTATAACTCCGTAATTATTTGCGACGGTATCAAGGATGAGTTTATTGGCCTTATCGAAAGAAATCCGATGAATGGGTAA
- a CDS encoding efflux RND transporter permease subunit, translating to MKFSHIFIKRPIFAAVLSVLILIVGGLAYVSLPISQFPDVAPPTIEVVAVYPGANAQTLSESVAAPLEKEINGVEDMIYMTSQSSADGRVVLQVAFELGTDLDKAQVQVQNRVAIAEPRLPESVKRLGITTKKISPDMLMVVNMYSPNKTYDQTYMGNYAVLQLKDELARIKGVGDIQIFGAAEYAMRIWLNPDKIATLDITAGEVVAALRAQNIQIASGTLNTLPSGSQSAFEVNIQTQGKLVTTEQFENVIIKSSEDGRIVRLKDIGRVELGAQNYATKGYLGKDPAIAMPIFQQPGGNALETASQIQDKMKELSKNFPNDLEYKIAYNPTEFIQKSVDEVYHTIFEAVILVVLVILLFLQSWRAAIIPILAIPVSLIGTFAVMQAIGFSLNNLTLFGLVLAIGIVVDDAIVVVENMERYLAKGLSPKEAAFKTMDEVGGALVAIGLVLIAVFIPTAFLEGISGQFYKQFGMTIAVATAISVFVSLTLSPAMAALLMKHEEKSSTKKTPVWLRPLAFIGNRFNGFMDWISDKYGKAVQKLVRTATMVMAVYFGLIVITGFEFNRVPQGFIPAMDQQYFITIVQLPPGSSLTRTDKVVREVLDLGLDIDGVENAVSFTGFDAASFTNASNAAAVFLTLEDFELRNDKGLGYEELLGTVRAKFSQIDDAIVLVIPPPSVRGIGNAGGFRMMVQDRGNLGTEELLKATNELAMAANQDPILNNVFSFFNNQTPQLFLDIDRVKAEKLGIDVGDIFQSLEIYMGSAFVNEFNYLGRTFQVTAQADAPNRLTPDDISRIKVRNDKGEMVPLGTVSQQEDISGPSRIPRFNLYPSASLNGDFTPGYSSGEGLDRMEELAAEILPPGISYQWTEIAYQERKAGNTAGIAFLLAVVFVFLLLAAQFESLVLPLAVIFIVPMVLLSAMIGVDLAGLDNNIMVQIGLVVLVGLASKNAILIVEFAKQLEDQGEELKTAVIEASKLRLRPILMTAMAFILGVVPLAIATGAGSELRVSLGIAVFSGMLGVTVFGIFLTPVFYYLGRKWSLKRASREEKELVHQLN from the coding sequence ATGAAATTCAGTCATATATTTATTAAAAGGCCCATATTCGCCGCAGTACTCAGCGTACTGATCCTGATCGTGGGCGGCCTGGCATACGTCTCTTTGCCCATCTCTCAATTTCCGGACGTGGCGCCTCCTACCATCGAGGTAGTGGCCGTTTATCCCGGAGCAAATGCACAGACCCTTTCCGAGAGCGTAGCGGCACCGTTGGAAAAAGAGATCAACGGGGTGGAGGATATGATCTACATGACCTCGCAGTCATCAGCAGATGGCCGTGTGGTATTACAGGTAGCCTTTGAGTTGGGAACTGACCTCGACAAAGCACAGGTGCAGGTGCAGAACCGGGTGGCCATAGCAGAGCCACGCCTGCCCGAATCTGTAAAACGATTGGGAATCACGACCAAAAAAATATCCCCGGATATGTTGATGGTAGTCAATATGTATTCACCGAACAAGACCTACGACCAGACCTATATGGGCAACTATGCGGTGCTACAGCTGAAAGACGAACTCGCCCGTATTAAAGGAGTCGGTGATATCCAAATCTTTGGAGCGGCCGAATATGCCATGCGTATCTGGCTCAATCCTGATAAAATAGCAACATTGGATATCACTGCCGGAGAAGTGGTCGCTGCCTTGCGAGCACAGAATATTCAGATTGCCAGTGGTACGCTAAATACCTTGCCCTCTGGGAGCCAATCCGCCTTTGAGGTCAATATACAGACCCAGGGAAAACTGGTGACCACCGAACAGTTCGAGAATGTCATTATCAAATCCAGTGAAGATGGACGGATTGTACGGTTAAAGGATATAGGTCGAGTGGAACTTGGTGCGCAAAACTATGCCACCAAGGGATATTTGGGAAAGGATCCCGCTATTGCCATGCCCATTTTCCAACAACCGGGAGGGAACGCCTTGGAGACTGCCTCACAGATTCAGGATAAAATGAAGGAACTCTCCAAAAACTTTCCAAATGATCTGGAGTATAAAATAGCCTATAATCCCACGGAATTTATCCAAAAGTCTGTCGATGAAGTGTACCACACCATTTTTGAAGCAGTGATTTTGGTGGTCTTGGTGATTTTGTTGTTCCTCCAGTCGTGGCGGGCGGCCATAATCCCGATTCTCGCCATTCCCGTTTCCCTTATCGGAACTTTTGCGGTGATGCAGGCCATTGGATTCTCGCTGAATAATTTAACCCTGTTCGGATTGGTGCTTGCCATTGGTATTGTGGTGGATGATGCCATTGTAGTGGTCGAAAATATGGAACGATATCTGGCGAAGGGGCTATCCCCCAAAGAGGCAGCTTTTAAGACGATGGATGAGGTTGGGGGAGCCCTGGTTGCCATTGGGTTGGTGTTGATCGCCGTTTTTATTCCCACCGCATTTTTGGAGGGTATTTCCGGACAATTTTACAAACAGTTTGGGATGACGATTGCTGTGGCCACCGCCATTTCGGTTTTCGTATCCCTTACCTTGAGCCCGGCCATGGCCGCATTGCTCATGAAGCATGAAGAAAAATCGAGCACAAAGAAAACACCTGTATGGTTAAGGCCATTGGCCTTTATCGGAAACCGCTTCAACGGTTTTATGGATTGGATTTCGGATAAATATGGTAAGGCCGTTCAAAAATTGGTGCGTACCGCCACGATGGTCATGGCAGTTTATTTTGGACTGATCGTCATTACAGGATTTGAGTTTAACCGTGTGCCACAAGGATTTATTCCAGCCATGGACCAGCAGTATTTTATTACCATTGTCCAGCTTCCTCCGGGTTCCTCATTAACGAGGACCGACAAAGTGGTCCGTGAGGTACTTGATTTGGGCTTGGACATCGATGGTGTGGAAAATGCCGTTTCCTTTACTGGGTTTGATGCAGCATCGTTTACCAATGCTTCCAATGCTGCAGCAGTCTTCTTGACCTTGGAAGATTTTGAGCTTCGCAATGATAAAGGACTCGGCTATGAAGAATTATTGGGGACAGTAAGGGCAAAGTTCTCCCAAATTGATGATGCCATTGTATTGGTCATCCCGCCACCATCGGTAAGAGGTATCGGTAATGCAGGAGGGTTTAGGATGATGGTTCAGGATAGGGGTAACTTGGGCACCGAAGAACTGCTCAAGGCCACCAATGAGCTGGCCATGGCAGCCAACCAAGACCCGATATTGAACAACGTGTTCAGCTTTTTCAATAACCAAACGCCGCAATTGTTCTTGGATATCGACCGTGTAAAGGCCGAAAAATTGGGGATAGATGTGGGAGATATATTCCAATCGTTGGAGATTTATATGGGTTCCGCCTTTGTGAACGAGTTCAATTACTTGGGACGGACTTTTCAAGTGACGGCCCAGGCCGATGCTCCAAACCGATTGACTCCCGACGATATTTCCAGGATCAAGGTGCGCAATGATAAAGGAGAGATGGTGCCCTTGGGTACGGTCTCACAGCAAGAGGATATATCGGGTCCTTCACGAATCCCTAGGTTCAACCTCTATCCATCGGCTTCGCTCAACGGGGATTTTACGCCGGGATATAGCTCTGGCGAAGGGCTGGACAGAATGGAAGAATTGGCTGCGGAAATATTGCCGCCAGGGATATCCTATCAATGGACAGAAATCGCCTATCAGGAAAGAAAAGCGGGCAATACCGCAGGCATAGCGTTTTTGTTGGCCGTCGTATTTGTGTTCCTATTGTTGGCCGCCCAGTTCGAGAGCTTGGTATTGCCATTGGCAGTCATCTTTATTGTGCCCATGGTATTGCTATCGGCAATGATAGGTGTTGACTTGGCCGGTCTTGACAATAACATCATGGTGCAGATTGGTCTCGTTGTTCTGGTAGGTTTGGCAAGTAAGAATGCCATTTTGATCGTGGAGTTCGCCAAACAATTGGAGGACCAAGGGGAAGAATTAAAAACAGCAGTTATTGAAGCTTCAAAGTTGAGATTGAGACCCATTTTAATGACGGCCATGGCCTTCATCCTAGGGGTTGTACCATTGGCCATTGCCACGGGAGCTGGTTCGGAACTGCGCGTGTCCTTGGGTATAGCCGTATTCAGTGGAATGCTCGGTGTGACCGTTTTCGGAATCTTCCTTACCCCCGTGTTCTATTATCTGGGCAGAAAATGGTCCTTAAAAAGAGCTTCAAGGGAAGAGAAGGAGCTGGTTCATCAATTAAATTAA